The following is a genomic window from Bacteroidales bacterium.
CAGTAAATCAGAAGCCATTTACAAAAAAATCTCATCAGGGTATTCAATTTCTGTCAGGAACAGTCCCTGTGCAGGAGCTGATTTCCCGGCTTTGCATCTGTCTTTTTTCAGAATGATTTCTTCAAATTCCACGAGAGTTATTTTGCCTGATCCCAGGTCTGTCATGGTACCAACAATAGCCCGTACCATATTCCTGAGGAATCTGTCAGCCCTTATTGTAAAAACAAGCCTGTTTTCCTGTTCTTCCCATTCAGCATTGTAGATCCTGCATATATTTGTCTTTGCTCCGGAATGCAGTTTGCTGAAACTGGTGAAATCTGAATGATTCAACAAAATATCACAGGCTTTATTCATTATGGAAGTGTCTAATACCCCATGAAGATACCAGCTCGAATTATTGAAGAATGGGTCTTTTGTTCTGGCTATGTAGTATTTGTATGTTCTTGATAAAGCACTGTATCTGGCATTGGCGTCAGCCCGGACCTTCCGTATTGAAGAAACTGAAATATCTGCAGGAAGGTGGCAGTTTAGTCTGAAAATGAGATTTTTATCTGTGTCAAGAGAAGCGGAATTACAATCAAAATGTGCGCAGAAAATGAGTGCATGTACTCCGGTATCAGTTCGTCCGGCACCTATAGTTGATATTTTTTCGTTAAGAACAACACTCATGGACTCATCGAGAATCTGCTGTACGGTAGTCGAATTTGGTTGTACCTGCCAGCCATGATAGGAAGTGCCTTTGTATGAAATGTATATGAAGTACCGCAAATCTGATAGGTTTTTGCAAATATAATCAATCTAAACTATCAGCTTTGTTTTTTCGAAAACGTGCTTTCATAGCATTAGTATAATTCAATTAAATTAATATATTTGTTCAGAACTCAAATAAACCTATCGAATCAATTAATTAACTAAAAAATTAAATAATGAAACAGCAATCAGAAAGCAATTTAAGACTTGGCATGACCCTTATGGCTATGATTTTTTTCATATTCGGGTTTATTACCAATTTTAACATCGCATTAAAAGATCAGGTTCAGGCGACATTTCAGCTTAGTAACTTCATGGCTAACCTTGTTAACGGAGTATTCTTTTTTGCCTACTTCGTATTTTCTTTTGCATGCGGTAAAATCATAAAGAAAACAGGTTATAAAATGGGAGTTATTATCGGGTTGCTCCTTATCGGATTAGGAAGTTTTCTGTTTTACCCGGCTGTAGCAGTACCTTCATATGCCTTATTCCTCGGCGCTGTATTCGTAATGGCAACAGGTGTTGTTTTTCTTCAGACTGCTGCAAATCCATATGTTGCGGCTCTTGGCTCAGAAGAGACTGCCTCCTCAAGGCTTAACCTTACACAGGCTCTCAACTCATTTGCAACTACAATGGCTCCATTTATTGTTGGTATTCTGGTACTCACTCCGGCTGCTATTGCAATGGGACCAACAGCTGTACAGGTGCCCTTCCTGGTAATCGGATCAGTTGTTGTTTTAATAGCCGTTGTTATCTTCTTCATGAAACTGCCTGAGATTATGGGCGGAGAGGAAGAAGTTGGTAAAAAGAGCATCTGGAAACGTACTCACGTATTATTAGGTGCACTTGCAATTTTCTTTTATGTAGGTGCAGAAGTTGGTATTTCAACTGCAATTGTACCTTATCTTAAACAGAGTGGTATGCTGATTGGTGAAGCTGCAAAACTCGCTGCAATGTACTGGGGCGGTGCAATGGTAGGAAGGTTCCTTGGTTCAATTAATCTTAGTGCCATGGAGAACCAGAAGAAATACATGTACTCTGGTTTTGTAATCGTTTTAGCTTTCTTTGTTGGCTGGTTAGTAACAAGCAGTCAGATTAAAGATGGTGTTTTTGTATTTGAATCATCACCAAAGAACGGTTTTATATTTCTTGGCATTGCAGTTGTTAACTTCATTGCTATGTTCCTTTCAAAAGGAAAAGCAAACATCGCTCTCGGAGTATTCGGATCAATTGCTGCTATTTTAGTTTTCTCTTCGACTGTCCTTGGTGCTAACGTAGGTATCTGGGCACTTCTCTCAATCGGTTTCTTCAACTCTATCATGTTCCCGAATATCTTTGCTTTAGGCGTTAAAGATCTTGACCGTTTTGAGATGCCGATGGCTTCAGGTATTATCAATACAATGATTGTGGGAGGATCTGTTGTTCCTTTGCTTATGGGTTATCTTACTGACTCTGTAAGCGTTCGTGCAGCATTAATTGTACCAGTGATATGTTATGTCTATATAGTGTTCTTTGCTCTGAAAGGAAGTAAAGTCAAATAATTTTAAAAAATAAAACGATCATAAAAATGAAAAGAGTAGCAATTGGAATTGATATTGGGGGAACCAATACAGCAATCGGAGTGGTTGACAGCGAAGGCAATGTTCTCTATGAAAGAAAGCCACAGATGGCAACTCCGCAGAAAAGCGAAAACCCTCATATGACGCAGGTTTTATCTGATACAATATTGGCAAAATACATTGCAAACCTTACTGAGGAAATTAAGACTGCCATTGCAATGGTTAAACAAATAAACTCCGAAATCGAAGTGATGGGTATTGGTATTGGTGCACCAAATGCCAACTACTACAGCGGAACAATAGAATATCCGCCTAACCTTCCATTTGTAGGAGTGGTTGGTTTTGCTTCACTTATTGAGAAAAATTTCCCTGAGTTTAAGTTCGTTAAACTTACGAATGATGCCAATGCTGCTGCTCTTGGTGAGATGATATACGGTGGTGGTAAAGGAATGAAAAACTTCGCCATGATGACCCTAGGTACCGGACTCGGAAGCGGCCTGATCGTTAATGGTGATTTAGTTTATGGTTCAGATGGTTTTGCTGGTGAATGTGGTCATACTACAGTTGTTCCCGAAGGACGTGTTTGCGGATGCGGCGGACGTGGCCATCTTGAAGCATATTGCTCAGCCACCGGAATAAAACGTACAGTTTTTGAGCTTCTTGCGAAATATAATGACTCAGCAAGCCCGCTGGCTAATGTTCCTCTGAATGAGATGACATCAAAAATAGTCTTTGATGCTGCAGAGAAAGGTGATCCAATTGCAAAAGAAGTTTTCGAGATTACCGGCGAATTACTGGGACGAGCCCTGGCAGATACAGTTCACTATCTGAGCCCTGAGGCAATATTCCTTTTTGGCGGCGCTGCTGCTGCAGGTGATTACATATTCAAACCGACAAAAGCAAGTATGGAACGTCACGTTCTTCCTGTATTCCGTAACAAGGTAAAAATCCTTCCTTCGGAACTTAAGGAAAGTTCAGCTGCCATAGTTGGTGCGAGTGCTCTTATCTGGAAAGAGCTGGAGAAAAGCAAATAAATCAGGCAGATATTAAAAAAAGAGGTTCACAATTTGTGAACCTCTTTTTTATTGTATATGATTGAGATTATCTTATTTTAGAACCTTTGGTGGCGAAGAAGATCAGGTATACATAGTATACAAAAATCAGACTTATAGCTGCCATTACCGAGCCTGTGGCAACCTGAATCTTTCCCATTATAAGTGTTAATATCGAAGCTCCGATAACAGAAGTAGCTATTACCCCTGAGGCAACTTTTGCATGAGGTCCAAGATCTTCCAGAGCAAGGTTATAGATTACAGGCCACATAATTGAGTGGAAAAGACCAGTGCCAAGGAAAAGCCACATCGCAATATTCGGAGCACTTGAACTGAGCGCGAATGAACCTCCGAGTAAAATTGCCCCGCCAATAGCACAAATAGTAAGAATCTGGCTGGCTTTATACTTTCTTAATATAAAGATGCCCAGAATACGACCTACCATCAAACCGCCCCAATAATACTTCAGCATATCTATAGGATTAATTCCCTGGATGCCAAGTTTTGCTGCATAGTCAGGAAAGAAACTGGAGATTCCGATTTCTATTCCCATATAGAGGAATATGGCCAGCGAACCAAGCCAGACATGTGTGTATTTAAATGCACTTGATTTATACTGTTTCTTTTCAGCACCTTCTGTTTCGTTATCGGACGTTTTAATTTCAGGCAGCTTCAGGAAAAACATAATTGCCAGAATCACAGCAGTTATGATACCGATAACCATGAACGGACCTTTTACTATATCCTTGATTGCCGAGTTTTCCATTTTGGAACCTGGCTCAAGTTCAGGAGTAACAAGAAGAATTGAAACAAAAATTGGTGCTATTACTGTAGCCACAGAGTTAAGAGCATTTGTAAGTGTTAAGCGGCTTGCAGCAGTTTCAGGACTTCCTAATGCATTAACATAAGGAGCAGCAGCAACCTGTAGTATTACAACACCTATTGCAAATACTGATACAGTGCTCAGGAAGCCGTAATAGCCCATAGAAACCCCTGGTATAATAAGGAAAAATCCGAGTGAAATCATTCCAAGTCCGGAAAGTACTCCATTCTTGTAACCGATTTTTGTCAGAAGAAAACCAACTGGCACAGAGAGGATATATGCCCCGTAGAAAAATGTGTTAGGTAACTGCTTCTGAAAATCATCAAGACCAAATGCGTTCTTAAGGAAATCGATTGTCGAGTTGTTCATTGTTGTAATGAAGCCGAACAGGAAGAAAAGCGAGGCCATTACAATTAGCGGAAACAAATAGCTTGGCTGTTTAGAGTTAGTCATAATTATAGTATTAATTTATTTAACATAAAATTTGTGTACGCAGGTTTGTTTATACACTTCACCCGGTTTTAACAGGGTAGAAGGGAAGGCTGGCTTATTCGGTGAATCGGGAAAGTTTTGGGTCTCGAGACATAATGCTGAACGCATGCCATATTCATGACCACCTTTACCTTTACTTCCGTCAAGCCAGTTACCGGTATAAAGCTGAACCCCCGGCTGTGTTGTATGAACTTCCATTACACGACCCGATTTTGATTCAAGGCATGTAGCCGCAAGGGTTAATTTTCCTGGTATCTCTTTGTTTATGATCCAGTTGTGGTCGTATCCCTTGCCATGCTTCAGCTGATCGTAACTGTCATTAATTTCTTTGCCTATAAGCTTTGGTTTAGTGAAGTCCATGGGAGTGCCGGCAACTGGTCTGAATTCCCCGGTTGGTATAAGTACTTCGCTGACAGGTGTAAATCTATCGGCATTAATAGTCAGCTGGTGATTCAGAATATCCCCGTTACCTTCTCCTGCAAGATTAAAGAAGGAGTGAGAAGCGATGTTTACATGTGTCGTTTTATCAGTTTTTGCCTCGTAATCAAGTACCAATTCATCCTCGCTGGTTAAAGTGTATGTAACCTTTAGAGTTAGGTTACCAGGGTATCCCATTTCATTGTCACAGCTTTCATATACCATCTCAATTGCCTGTTTATCTTGGGATTTAATTACTTCCCCTGCAGCAAATACCTGATTATTGAATCCTTCAGGGCCTCCGTGAAGTGAGTTAGGACCGTTATTAACTGGCAGCTGGTAAGTTTTACCATCAATACTGAACTTACCGTTAGCTATACGGTTGGCATATCTGCCACAAATAGCACCAAAATATGGATTGCCTTTAATATATTCATCAATAGACTCGTAGCCAAGAACAATATCTTCAAATTTCCCATTCCGGTCAGGAACATAAATACTTACAATTTTGGCTCCGAAATTCGTAATCTGGACAACAAGTCCATTCTTGTTTTTCAAAGTAAAAAGCGAAGTGGATTTCCCTTTAAATGTACCTTTGAAAGCGTCTTCCTTAATGTAGTTCATATTTCTTAAAGATCAATTTTATCAGCGCCTTTTTGCCTTATGAACAGGTTATGGCAGGAACCTTTCCCGAATACGTGTTCTAAGGTTGTGATGTATTTATTCAGCAGGTTCTGCGGAACAAATGCCTGTATTGTACCTGCAAATCCTCCTCCATGTACACGCCATGCTCCCTGTCCCTTAAGTACAAGCTCGCTTAAAGCAAGAGCAAGAGAAACACCCTGCTCTTTTACATTATTAACAGGGTAGATATTCTGGTTGTACATATAGGAACTAAAGCCTGAATCAACAACCATCCCGAGGAATGCTTTAAAATCATTTCTTTCAAGTGCAGCAACCTGATCTACAACACGCTGGTTGTCTCCCTGGAAGTGAATAGCCCTTAGAATTGCCCTGTCGCCAACTTTCTCACGGATTTTAGGAGTAATTTCCAATACCTGATCAATTGTAACCTGCCTGAGTACCTTTGCACCTAATTCAGCTGCGACAGCCTTCATATCAGTAGGCAGGGACGCGTATTCATCATTCAGATCTGCATGATTGCCGCCGGTATCGGTTATTACTAACGCAAATCCTGTAGAAACGAAATCGAAGTTGACCTTCTTTACTATGGGCTTGGAAGGATCTTTAAAGTCGATTGTGACAAGACCGCCTACAGCACATGCTGTTTGATCCATTAGTCCGCATGGCTTGCCAAAGAATACATTCTCAGCATATTGTCCGATTATGGCATTTTGAACTGCATCGAGTTTGCCATTATTAAATAAGTGGCTTACGATTGCTCCGATAAGGACTTCAAAAGATGCAGAGGAACTTAGTCCGGAGCCAACAGGTACTGCTCCATCAATGCAGCAGTCAAAACCTCCGATAGTGAAACCATTTTCTTTCAATCTGGCACAGATACCTCTCACAAGCGAACCTGAAGTGTAATATTCCTTTTTATCAGGCATGAGGTAATTCAGATCAACCTCAAACCTTGGATAACCAACAGATTCAATCCTGACAATATTTGAGTTGTTCTTAGCAGCCACAGCTATATTATCAAGGTTTACCGCACCTGCCAGTACCCGCCCGTAATTATGGTCTGTGTGATTTCCTCCTATCTCGGTACGGCCAGGTGAGCTGAACAGCATAATACCTGATGTGCCGAAGGCAGAATTAAACTTCTCGATAAGACTTTTATACCTTTGAGCCTGCTTTTTCAGGACCTCTTCACTGGTACCGTACAATTCTTTGAATGCACTGTTGTTACCATTGTTAATCTTTTCAATCATTAGCTAAAAATTTATCTTTTCTGTTTATGATATCTAACTAAATATTAGTCGGTTTTTTAATTAGTCTAAGGTAATTTTTTTTTAAATAGCTGATATCTTAAATTTTCTTAATAAGTTCTTTTATCTAAAAAACTTCACTTAATATCGTCACTATGGCCCTCATTATTATCTTTGCGAAGTACAAGTTATATAATACAAAAACCAAAAAATGAGAAGAGGATTTGCCAGTGATAATAATGCAGGTGTACATCCCGATATTTTAAAGGAGATTGTTGCTGCAAATATTGACCATGCAATTGGGTATGGTTCAGATTTATGGACAGAAAAAGCGTTAAATCTTTTTAAAGAGCACCTTGGAGATTCAACTGAGACTTTTTTTGTTTTTACAGGAACAGCTGCAAATGTATTAGGTCTTACATCTGTCACCAGATCATGGAATTCAATTATTGCAGCTTCCTCAGCCCATCTGGAGCAGGATGAATGTGGTGCTCCTGAAAAATTTACAGGAGGTAAAGTTCTTACTGTTGATACAGTGGATGGTAAAATAACGACTGATCTTATAGAGATACATATGCACGGTATTGACTTTGAGCATCATTCACAACCCAGGGTGATCTCAATCACCCAGACAACTGAGATGGGTACTGTATATTCTGTCTCAGAGATCAGGAAGATCGCCGATTATGCTCATTCCAGGGGAATGCTGCTTCATATGGATGGGGCGAGACTGGCAAATGCTGCAGTTTGTCTTAAATTACCTTTTAAGGATTTTACAACAGGTGCAGGAGTTGATGTGCTCTCATTCGGAGGTACAAAGAACGGCATGATGTTCGGTGAAGCAATCTGTTTCCTGAAGCCCGGATTATCAGATGATTTTAAATATATCAGGAAACAGGGAATGCAGCTTGCTTCGAAGATGAGATTCATTTCAGCACAGTATATAGGATATTTTAAGAATGACTTATGGAGAAGATGTGCTGAACATTCAAATGCAATGGCAGGGTTGCTGGCTGACAAACTTCAAGGAATCAGCGAAGTCAAAATTACCCAGAGGGTTCAGTCGAATGGTGTCTTTGTAATTATGCCGTCGGATGTGGCAGAACGAGTACGAAAGCACTATTTCTTTTACCCCTGGAATGAAAAAACTTCTGAATATCGTCTGATGACAAGCTGGGATACAACTGAAGATGACATTAATGATTTCATCGGGTTACTCTCAGCAGAGCTTAAAAAGTAAGATTACTTCTGACTTCTTCATTCGTTTGATCAATTGTTCTTACTTCAATTTATATAAATAAAAAAGGCTGAATCAATCGATTCAGCCTTTTATTATAGTGTAAAGTGTTTTACTTCAGCGTGAAAGTAATAGGTACCATGTACCAAACCGGAACTGGTTTTCCACCCTGTTTACCGGGTTTAAAAGCCGGAAGAGTGTTAACAACCCTTATAGCTTCAGCATCGAGTTCTGGATCAACACCTTTAAGAATGCTCACCTGGCTGACTCCGCCTTTTGCAGTAACACAGAAACGCACAATTACTCTACCCTGGATGTTGTTTTCTTTAGCAACTTCAGGATAATTTGTGTGTTCTCCGATATACTTAAGCAGTTCAGTGTCACCGCCCGGGAACATGGGCATCTCTTCAACAACTACGAATGGTACTTCTTCAGGTTCTGCTTCCTGTACCTCTTCTTTAACTTCAGCAACAACTTCAACAACCTCTTCGTTTTTAACTTCTGTCTGAGCTTCGTCAGCTGTCATAAGCTGTACGTCATCCTCAGGTTTCACAGAGTCAACAACTACTGGAGGAACATATTTAGCCTGCTGTACTACGTCTGCAGGAGGAGGAGGAGGAGGAGGGGGAGGAGCCACCTGTTCGGTAGGCTGATCCAGGTTCTCCAGTTTAATCTCAACCAGTCTCTCAGCACGTTTTGCCTGATTATCCAATGCTTTCGCATTGATATACGGAGTAATAATAGCCGTTGCCAGTATAATTATACCAATTGCCAGTGCAAAAAGTACTGTACGATTATATTTTTTCCTAAGGCTGTATGCTCCGTACTCCTTATTCCTTGCTTCGAAGACTATATCATCGAAAGCAGGTGCATTTACTTTTTCTTTTGCCATTTCTCTGGAGTTTTCGGTTATTTCGTGGAATCAGTCGCTGATGGTGTAATGCCTGTAGTCATCTCTACCATCTTCTCTTCATACCAGGCTATAGGCACAAATGTATAACGGGCAATTCCGCAGATATTCATCTCATCGAGGATATCAACAAAATTTCCGTAAGTAGCTTTTTTGTAAGCCTTAATAAGCACAATAGGACCTGTATCATCGTCCTTTTTAAGTTGTGCTATAGAAGCTCTTAATGAATCCTGGGAGATCTGAAGTTTTCCTGTTAAAACCTCTTGTTTGAACTCATCTATTTTCTTAAAAAGAGCTCTGTTTCTCTCTAGCAGTTTCATGCGTAAGCCAGTTGCTTCTGCGCTGTAATCTAACTCTGTAAGAGGAGGAAGATTATTATATTCCTCAGGTTTTACGTTTCCCTGGTACCAGTAAATCTTGTCATTCGGACCAAGAATCAGGTTCATGGTACGACTGGCAACTACAACCGGAGCTTTCTGATTCGGATCTTTGATCTTTTCAGGAAGGTTAATCTCCATAACCTTTGCTTTTGAAAAAGCAGTGGTAAGCATAAAGAAAGTGATCAGCAGACACATAAGGTCAACCATAGGTGTCATGTCAATATGTGGTGCATGCTTCTTGGCTTTCTTCTTCCCGCCAGCTTTTTCTTCTTGAATTATTTCAGCCATATCACTTCTGTATTTCTTCTAGATTTATTTTAGCACCTTCAAGACTTGTGATAAGATTGAACTTATTCACATTCTTTTCCTGCATAATATCAAGCACCTTCTGTACAATCGGAAAACCAGTTTTTGCATCACCTTTAATACATGCCTGAATGTTAGGATTCACCTGGCGTGCAAAAAGAACCCATAGAGCCAGCTGATTATCAAGGGAATCGATTGGAATTCCTGTCTGGAATACAGTTTTCTCCTTGTTCCCTTTAGCATTGAGGAACTCCTTCATCTGCAGGATAGGAACCCCGATTGAAGTTGGATATTTTTCAAAATCCCGAAGTTCAGATTCAGTAAATTCGATATTATATCTCTTGCCCATTTCAGCAAGAATTTTTGGTCTGAATTTGAATGCTGTATCCGGACCATTATCGAAGTTAATAAATACTTTGTCGTCTTGGGAAAGAAGAAGTGTAAATGTATTAAAATCAGGTGTTGGTTTTTCTGATATTGAATATGGTGTATCGATAGGAGCAGGTTCCTGCTGTCTCATTGTAGTTGTCAACATTAGGAATGTCAAAACTACCGAGAACAGGTCAACCATCGGCGTCATGTCGATATGTGGCGACTTTGTTGGTAATTTAATCTTTGGCATTGTAGCGTATATTAATTGTTTATAACCAAAAGATCAATTCTCATTACTTGTCTTTCAATGAAGCAGCAAAATTCTGTGTCAGGCTGAAACCAGCTTCATCAATTTTAAATGTATAAGAATCAATTGTGGATGAGAAATAGTTGAAAGCTACGATTGCCAGGGTAGAACCTGTAATACCAAATGCGGTATTAATAAGAGCTTCTGAGATACCTTCTGCAAGGGCAAGTGCATCTGGAGCACCTGACTGAGCAAGAGCAGCAAAAGCCTTGATCATACCAAGAACTGTACCGATAAGACCGATCAACACTGAAATAGAAGCAAGAGTAGAGAAAATAACCATGTTCTTTGAAAGCATTGGCAGCTCAAGTGCTGTAGCTTCCTCGAATGATTTCTGAATAGAAAGAATCTTCTGATCTTTCTCAAGTTCTTTGTCTTTCTGAAGGTCACGATAGCGGGCAAGACCAGCTTTCATAACGTTTGCAAGAGAACCTCTCTGTTTGTCACAAGCTTCCAAAGCCTCTTCGATTTTGTCTCCTGCAAGAAGACCCTGAAGCTGACTTACGAATGAATTAAGTCTTCCTTTACCTTTTGCTCTTGATAATGTGATAGTTCTTTCAAAAATGAAAATAATAAGAACTAAAACGCATGTCATAAGAATTGGAACAATTGCACCTCCTTTGTAGATGATTCCCAAATAGTTACCCTCTAGTGCTCTTCCCTCAGGATTGCCTCCCTCGAAATTAACAGGGTTACCCATAATCTGCGTGAACAAAATATAGGATACAATAAAAGCTATTAAAATAGCACTTGTTGCGAATACATTCTGCAACGCATCTTTGAACGAACTTCCTTGTTTACTCATTTTATCGATTTGTTTAGGTTTAAGATTTTTTTTACGATTTGCAAATATATATTTAGAATTGATATTTTCAAATATTGCAGGAAATAATGTTAAGTTTTTGGCACAGTTTAGAATAATTCTCTAAACTGTATGACCGTTAAGTTAACATTATACCCTGCTTCTTTTTTTGATTTATTCAGTTATTATCGTTATTAAAATGTTCTACTGTTCTAGTGTAACGTTGTAAACCCTCGATTTTGTTATTGGTATTTCTAGAGTTTTATAGCCTTTGGCTACAATTAAAAGAGTTTCTGAATCCTGTGGAATCTCAAATTTATACTCTCCTTTTGCGTTGGTAAGTGTTTCTGCTGCAGTATCTTTTACTCTAACTGAAGCATAACCAATTGGTTGTCCGGCTTTACTCTTGATAACACCTTTGATCTCGTTAGGATTGATACCTTTCTTAACCTGTGCTTCAAATTCACGTACATAAGCTAACTGACTCTTTGCAGAAGCATTGGCAGGATCAATTGCCAGCATCTTGTTAAATGCTTCAGTAGCCCTTGATAAATAAGGCAACCTTCCTTCGTTTGTCTTTTCATCCTTGGTTGATCTCAGTTCAATAGATCCGATTCCATAATATCCTTTAAGCTTGTTTTCCTTGCTGGTAGGATCAAGATTGATCATTCTGTTATAGTAATCCTTTGATTTACTCCAATTCTCATTCATCATGTGGTAATAGCTGAGGTAGTTGAAGGCTTCCATCATCTCATTTTCGTATTTTACTGAGTCAGTTTTTCCTACTTCAGCCACTTTCTCAAATTTAGGTTTTGCAAGACCTAGTTTTGTATCAGGATCCATTTTGGAATATGTTCTCGCAATCCAGAGATGAGCAGGTACATATGATGGATTTGTTTTTGTAATGGAGGTAAATAACGAATCCGCAGTCTTAAGTTTCTCTCCGTTATAATATGCACGGCCGATTCTCATCAGGTCTTCAGTATTATCTTTTGAAGGATCAAGAAGTTTGGCCCATGTTTTAGCTGCCATGTCAAATCTCTTATTGTTGTAATAGCTGTTGGCAATCTCATTCAGCAGGTTCTTATCTTCAGGTTTATAACTTAAAGCTTTACCATAGGCAATATACATCCTGTCCAGTTCAGCATCAGCCTTTACAACTTCTTTCTCGGCATTAGCAATTTTTGCGTTAAGTTCATCAGTTGCTGGCTTTGTTTTTGCTTTTTCAAGCTGAGATTTAAGTGAGTTGAGATCTTCAACCATTTTTGGATAACCCAGATTCCTCTTGGCAAGAATCCTTGCAAGATACAGGTAGTCTTTCTGAATTATACGTTCAGGAGCTACTGTTTTGAAGAGTGTCTCCATGTATGCCAAAGCTTTATTGTAATCCGGTGGATTCTTTTCATAGCATGAATAACCGGCGATACGGTTCATATATGATCTGGACTGGTCAACCGCAAAAATTTCTTCAACAGTTGTAATAACACCATCGTAATCTTTTGCATAGAAGAGGGCATTAACATATCTTGTTTTTGCAGGGATATTACCGGAAGTCAGATCGAGATACTTTTTAAAGTATTCCTTCGACTGATCAAACCTTTGTGCAAGAAGATAGACCTGACCAAGCTCTCTGTAAGCAGGAGCAAAGGCAGCATTTAACTCGATTGCCTGTTCAAAGCATGGTATTGCTGCAGTAAGCTGACGGCCCCTTACATATATAGTTCCGATTTTCATCTGGGCTGTAGGCGACTGAGGATCAGCAAACTGAGCCTGGTTGTAAAAATAAATAGCTTTTGAACCGTCATTCATTAGTATATAAATATCACCTGCTATCAAATAAACATCTCTGTTCTTATTGTCAATTTTAATTGCTTCCCTGATAAGTGGTAATGCTGCACCTGTGTCAACCGCTGCATCCTTAATGTAGGATTCTGCAATTTTTGCAAGAGTAAATGCATAGTCTTTGGCAGGGGGAGAGATTTTTTTAAGGTTTTTATATGGAAGGAGAAAGCTTTTTGCCTTGGCCCT
Proteins encoded in this region:
- a CDS encoding low specificity L-threonine aldolase yields the protein MRRGFASDNNAGVHPDILKEIVAANIDHAIGYGSDLWTEKALNLFKEHLGDSTETFFVFTGTAANVLGLTSVTRSWNSIIAASSAHLEQDECGAPEKFTGGKVLTVDTVDGKITTDLIEIHMHGIDFEHHSQPRVISITQTTEMGTVYSVSEIRKIADYAHSRGMLLHMDGARLANAAVCLKLPFKDFTTGAGVDVLSFGGTKNGMMFGEAICFLKPGLSDDFKYIRKQGMQLASKMRFISAQYIGYFKNDLWRRCAEHSNAMAGLLADKLQGISEVKITQRVQSNGVFVIMPSDVAERVRKHYFFYPWNEKTSEYRLMTSWDTTEDDINDFIGLLSAELKK
- a CDS encoding energy transducer TonB is translated as MAKEKVNAPAFDDIVFEARNKEYGAYSLRKKYNRTVLFALAIGIIILATAIITPYINAKALDNQAKRAERLVEIKLENLDQPTEQVAPPPPPPPPPADVVQQAKYVPPVVVDSVKPEDDVQLMTADEAQTEVKNEEVVEVVAEVKEEVQEAEPEEVPFVVVEEMPMFPGGDTELLKYIGEHTNYPEVAKENNIQGRVIVRFCVTAKGGVSQVSILKGVDPELDAEAIRVVNTLPAFKPGKQGGKPVPVWYMVPITFTLK
- a CDS encoding biopolymer transporter ExbD → MAEIIQEEKAGGKKKAKKHAPHIDMTPMVDLMCLLITFFMLTTAFSKAKVMEINLPEKIKDPNQKAPVVVASRTMNLILGPNDKIYWYQGNVKPEEYNNLPPLTELDYSAEATGLRMKLLERNRALFKKIDEFKQEVLTGKLQISQDSLRASIAQLKKDDDTGPIVLIKAYKKATYGNFVDILDEMNICGIARYTFVPIAWYEEKMVEMTTGITPSATDSTK
- a CDS encoding biopolymer transporter ExbD, with the protein product MPKIKLPTKSPHIDMTPMVDLFSVVLTFLMLTTTMRQQEPAPIDTPYSISEKPTPDFNTFTLLLSQDDKVFINFDNGPDTAFKFRPKILAEMGKRYNIEFTESELRDFEKYPTSIGVPILQMKEFLNAKGNKEKTVFQTGIPIDSLDNQLALWVLFARQVNPNIQACIKGDAKTGFPIVQKVLDIMQEKNVNKFNLITSLEGAKINLEEIQK
- a CDS encoding MotA/TolQ/ExbB proton channel family protein; this translates as MSKQGSSFKDALQNVFATSAILIAFIVSYILFTQIMGNPVNFEGGNPEGRALEGNYLGIIYKGGAIVPILMTCVLVLIIFIFERTITLSRAKGKGRLNSFVSQLQGLLAGDKIEEALEACDKQRGSLANVMKAGLARYRDLQKDKELEKDQKILSIQKSFEEATALELPMLSKNMVIFSTLASISVLIGLIGTVLGMIKAFAALAQSGAPDALALAEGISEALINTAFGITGSTLAIVAFNYFSSTIDSYTFKIDEAGFSLTQNFAASLKDK
- a CDS encoding tetratricopeptide repeat protein, whose amino-acid sequence is MKRLILRPAALLAVMLTVFAIGSQAQDLNSATLLTRSEQYDKAEAMLQDLIKKEPANSKNYFYLGENYLADYYADTISNSLIVSATAAKEVYQKGVSANANDPLNYIGLAKVAFLLGDNKTATEMRAKAKSFLLPYKNLKKISPPAKDYAFTLAKIAESYIKDAAVDTGAALPLIREAIKIDNKNRDVYLIAGDIYILMNDGSKAIYFYNQAQFADPQSPTAQMKIGTIYVRGRQLTAAIPCFEQAIELNAAFAPAYRELGQVYLLAQRFDQSKEYFKKYLDLTSGNIPAKTRYVNALFYAKDYDGVITTVEEIFAVDQSRSYMNRIAGYSCYEKNPPDYNKALAYMETLFKTVAPERIIQKDYLYLARILAKRNLGYPKMVEDLNSLKSQLEKAKTKPATDELNAKIANAEKEVVKADAELDRMYIAYGKALSYKPEDKNLLNEIANSYYNNKRFDMAAKTWAKLLDPSKDNTEDLMRIGRAYYNGEKLKTADSLFTSITKTNPSYVPAHLWIARTYSKMDPDTKLGLAKPKFEKVAEVGKTDSVKYENEMMEAFNYLSYYHMMNENWSKSKDYYNRMINLDPTSKENKLKGYYGIGSIELRSTKDEKTNEGRLPYLSRATEAFNKMLAIDPANASAKSQLAYVREFEAQVKKGINPNEIKGVIKSKAGQPIGYASVRVKDTAAETLTNAKGEYKFEIPQDSETLLIVAKGYKTLEIPITKSRVYNVTLEQ